The genomic DNA TTCAAAACCTGGAGCAAGGCCTCGCCGACCGTGCGCAGCGGCGTATTGCTGAAAATCGCCGACATCATGGAGGCTAATCTGCCCTACCTGGCGGCGGTCGAGACGATAGAAAACGGCAAGGCCATCCGCGAAACGATGGCCGCCGACCTGCCGCTGGCCATCGACCACTTCCGCTACTTCGCGGGCGTCATTCGGGCCGAAGAAGGCTCGGCTACTGAGCTGAATGATAATACGTTATCGTTAGTAATTCAGGAGCCGCTGGGCGTAGTGGGGCAGATTATTCCCTGGAATTTCCCCATATTAATGGCGACCTGGAAAATCGCGCCCGCCCTGGCCGCCGGCTGCTGCGTGGTGGTGAAGCCCGCCGAGCAAACCCCGGCTAGCATCATGGTGCTCATGGAGTTGCTGCAAGAAGTGATTCCGCCCGGCGTGCTCAACGTGGTGAACGGCTTCGGCCTGGAAGCCGGCAAGCCGCTGGCCAGCAACAAGCGCGTGCAGAAAGTCGCCTTCACCGGCGAAACGACCACCGGCCGCCTCATCCTGCAATATGCCGCCGAAAACATCATTCCCGTGACGATGGAGCTGGGCGGCAAGTCGCCCAACATCTTCTGCAAGAGCGTAATGGACCACGACGATGATTTCCTCGACAAGTGCATTGAGGGCGCGGTGATGTTTGCGCTCAATCAGGGTGAAATCTGCACCTGCCCCTCGCGCCTGCTGGTGCATGAGGATATCTACGACGAGTTCATTGCCCGCGTCATTGCCCGCGTGAAAGCCATCAAGCTGGGTAACCCAATGGATACCAACACGATGATGGGCGCGCAAGCCTCCAACGACCAGTTTGAGAAAATCCTGAGCTACCTCGAAATCGGCAAGGCCGAAGGCGCGGAAGTGCTGGTGGGCGGCGAGGCCTACACCCAGGAAGACGGCGCGCTGGCCGAGGGCTATTACATCCAGCCCACCATCTTCCGGGGCCACAACAAGATGCGGATTTTCCAGGAGGAAATCTTCGGCCCGGTGCTGTCCGTCACTACCTTCAAGGATAGCGAAGAGGCCATTGCCATTGCCAACGACACGCTCTACGGCCTCGGGGCCGGCCTCTGGACCCGCGACGCCCACGAGCTATACATGATGCCCCGCGCCATCCAGGCCGGCCGCGTGTGGGTGAATTGCTACCACGACTACCCCGCCGGCGCGCCCTTCGGCGGCTATAAAGCCTCGGGCTTCGGCCGCGAAAACCATAAAATGATGCTGGCCCATTATCGCCAGACCAAGAACATGCTGATTAGCTACAGCCAGCAAAAGCTGGGCTTCTTTTAAGGGATTTAGTTGTAAATTAATCAACCAAAAAAGAACGTCATGCTGAGCTTGCCGAAGCATCTCTATCGTATAAGTAATCCTAACGTTTGGAATTAGTTACGCGGTAGAGATGCTTCGACAAGCTCAGCATGACGCTCTTCTTGGTCACTGGTCAGCTTCTAAATAGCTTCAGTATCATCCATTCACCCATTGTTCAAAAATGCCAACCCCCCGCGTCCTCGTCACCCTTGCCGCCGAAGCCACCATTGACCTGCTGCGCGGGGAAAATGGCCCGCTCATGTTTCACCAAAGCGGCGGCTGCTGCGACGGCTCGTCGCCGATGTGCTTTCAGAAAGGGGAGTTTCGGGTGGGCGGCAGCGACGTGTGGCTGGGCCAGATTCATGGCTGCGACTTCTTTATGAGCGCCAGCCAGTTTGAATACTGGCAGCACACCCAACTAACCGTGGACGTGACGAAGGGTAGGGGCGCGAGCTTTTCCTTGGAAATTCCGCTGGG from Hymenobacter psoromatis includes the following:
- a CDS encoding aldehyde dehydrogenase (catalyzes the oxidation of acetaldehyde, benzaldehyde, propionaldehyde and other aldehydes), whose protein sequence is MVETLEKSTTVVARPKFKSHYDNFIGGKWVAPVKGQYFDNPSPIDGKAFCKVARSTKEDIELALDAAHEAFKTWSKASPTVRSGVLLKIADIMEANLPYLAAVETIENGKAIRETMAADLPLAIDHFRYFAGVIRAEEGSATELNDNTLSLVIQEPLGVVGQIIPWNFPILMATWKIAPALAAGCCVVVKPAEQTPASIMVLMELLQEVIPPGVLNVVNGFGLEAGKPLASNKRVQKVAFTGETTTGRLILQYAAENIIPVTMELGGKSPNIFCKSVMDHDDDFLDKCIEGAVMFALNQGEICTCPSRLLVHEDIYDEFIARVIARVKAIKLGNPMDTNTMMGAQASNDQFEKILSYLEIGKAEGAEVLVGGEAYTQEDGALAEGYYIQPTIFRGHNKMRIFQEEIFGPVLSVTTFKDSEEAIAIANDTLYGLGAGLWTRDAHELYMMPRAIQAGRVWVNCYHDYPAGAPFGGYKASGFGRENHKMMLAHYRQTKNMLISYSQQKLGFF
- a CDS encoding UDP-glucose 4-epimerase, with the protein product MPTPRVLVTLAAEATIDLLRGENGPLMFHQSGGCCDGSSPMCFQKGEFRVGGSDVWLGQIHGCDFFMSASQFEYWQHTQLTVDVTKGRGASFSLEIPLGVRFLIRSRLFTQEESQHMQPVLNGEEYLEKV